The following nucleotide sequence is from Acyrthosiphon pisum isolate AL4f chromosome A2, pea_aphid_22Mar2018_4r6ur, whole genome shotgun sequence.
CGAATGGTGAACCATCCGATACTATACAGTCGTATACCTACCGGAACCTGTTAAATAGCTACTAGAATTGACACCTGTATGGCTGTATGATTGCCAGTAGCTCGAGGCGTTCTTGCGAGGCTATATGGGACAAATACTTTTGAGGGACTATTACTGGGATTCTTAGAAGTTGTTCGGGAGAACTTCCCATGTGGGCTCGAAACCTACGTTTGACCCTCGTGTCGTTGTCGAACTGATTGGCACTGAAGAATTTGCTTCGCGTGGccgaagaatataatataccattataacgtattttcgtattaaattttatgttatatactttaGACGTAAACCTAcgatttatttacaaaaaacttACACGTTAAAGGCTTTTGAAAGTTGTGGGGGGGGGCGTATTTtagtgttaaattaaaaattttttgtattgtGAATTCTGGAAAAGTCTTCGGGCACCACGTCGGTGTAATCGTTATGGTTGCTGTCGTCGTAGTACGCATAATCATATGACGAGTCCTTGTCTTTAGTGACAGCCTTTTTGGCACTGCCACTCGGACCGGCGCTCACGAAAGCCTTGGTAGAACTTGCAGTGACGAACTGCGTCGTGGAGGAGGGCTGTTGCGTAGTGAAAGGCCTTGGCTTTTGCGTGGTTGGCGCAGGTACGACGACGGTGGACTTAGCCACTCCACCGTCCACTTTGTTGAAACTAAACCCAACCGACAGCGTGGCGTTTATCGACTTAGGTCTCGGCTGGATAAGTGCGTTGAGTTCGCTCGGCCTCAGGTTTGTGCTAGGCGCCGTCTTCAGCGTCTCGCCCGCCTCTTCGTTCGTGCTCTGGTGGTAGCTGTTGTAAGGGTCAAATTTTGCTTTGAAGTCTTTGGAGAAGTGCTCGGTGGTAGACTGGAACAGTGATTGCTGGGATGACTGTTGAAACGAGTTGCCCGCGTTGTTTGGTGTTGACGACTGGAATACATTTGTGGACTGTTGATATGCGATCGGTGACGACGGCTGATACGAGTTATACTTTTGCGTCGTGGGAGTCACGGTTTGGAAATTGTTAGCTGGTTGGAATGTGTTGGATTGCTGGAAATTGTTAGCTAGTTGGAATGTGTTTGGTGGTTGGAAAGTGTTGGCTTGCTGGAAATTGTTTGCTTGCTGGAAATTGTTTGCTTGCTGGAAATTGTTGGATTGTTGGAAATTGTTAGCTTGCTGAAAATTGTTTACAGGCTGAAAAGTATTTCCTGGCTGGAAAGTGTTGCTACCCTGTTGCTGGAAGGTGTTCGGTGTTGGGTTCTGAATGTACTTTTGTGTCGTTGTAAAGATTTTGTCGGACTGGAAGTTTGCCGGGTTTAAGTTTTGCGTAGTCGTTGGGTAAGTGGTTTTGTCCGACTGGAAGCCTTGATTGTAGTTGATGGCGTTTTGCTGGAAATTCTGAGCCTGGTCGTTCGCCGGACGGAACGCGTTGTTCNNNNNNNNNNNNNNNNNNNNNNNNNNNNNNNNNNNNNNNNNNNNNNNNNNNNNNNNNNNNNNNNNNNNNNNNNNNNNNNNNNNNNNNNNNNNNNNNNNNNGTCTGGAAGTTAGTTGGCGGCGCCACGTTAATCCGGGCTGATTGGAAACCACCGccgttgttgttattgttgttgttgttgttgttgttgttgttgttgttatttccTGTTGGTGCAATGCGCAGGAAATCGTTGTTTTTTGGCCGACTATTTTGTTGCACTGCGTTGGATCCTTGCGTGGTCTGATACGTGTTATCGATAGCAGTTGCGGACACGGTAGGTTGTAAGCGGTACGTGTTACCAGTTGATGGAGCGAACGTCGTGGACTGAATAGCGGTGGCGGGCTTGGCTACTTTTTGAATGTCATACTCATCAGCCTTGGTTTGCTTGTCTAAGTACGTCTTATAGTTCACGCGACCGCGGTCTTTGCTTCGGTACGTGGTCGGCTTGTAATTAGGCTGCCTGACCGTGCTAGTGCTGGTAATagtggcggcggcgacggcggcggtggcggcagtTGTCCCGGTGGTACCATAAGCTGTGCTCGGATAACTCGTGACAGATTCGGCGACCGGCTTCTTGCCTGTCAACAGTTTTCGGAACGGTGCTTTGGTGTTCTTCTTTGGCACGTCTTTGGATGAAGCAATCACCCGGCCATCGTCGTAATCGTCTGGGTTCTCGATGCCTCTGTTCTTGTTGCTGAAGAAATTGCCCGAGCTGCTGCCCCGCAAAAGATCGTGCTGCAGCCGACTGTCAGTGGAGTCACTTCTCTGCAGGTAGTAGTCGTCGTCGTTCTCCGACACTGCGTTGTTGACGGGAGCAGAAAGTGAAGGTCTCCTGGGACTGGGTTGTGGTCGAGCTGCCACGTTCGGTGATGCGCTGGATGGGCCCAATGGTATTGGTGTGGCTTTGCCTGATGAAGCTGGAGCACCGCTAAAACCTAAGCGAACATATACAGATTAGTATTTGATTATTGCCATTTACTGTCGAGAGTCAGGTGTGTTTATGACCTCCTCCCCTCTCTACCCATCAGGACattgaattaattatgatatttatggtTAATTAGTtcgtatttcatataaataaataaaatgtattgtacagaacaaattagttttaaatattttataagttgaatactagaaattcataatactatataggtagtaatataaaGGTTTTTCAATACTACCGTATTGAAAAATCACTATAAATTGAAAgctttatttttagaaattgaaTGGGGAAGATGAAGGAAATTAAATCAAATGGTATGGGTGAGTAGATGAATTCATCGCAAAAGCActcaaagttatacaattttaatttaatataaaatcatgtcAGCATGTAAGTTGCATACGTCAATGGTGGAAttccaataggtacctatttccaaaaacaatttgtgaactttttgaattatattgtaataaataaataaatattagtgttTCATTTTGTCAAATATGTAATGTTCAACCGTATAGTATTTGtctactttaaataaatatgaatgtacctaataatgttgTAGAAAAATTCCATAGGAGACCaagttataattgatttttaagcAACAACTTACCGAGCTTATACAGGTCGAAATTGTCGCTGTAAAACAACGTGGCCGCCTCGCAGTCGATGTTATACCAGTCATCGCAAATCTGATTTTCTTGGTCAAAAGCCGTGTTATTCGGGCACAGGAACCGAAAATCTTGAACCTATAAACGATGTATTAATATACAGTACTGTCCATTTCGGGCAAGCAACGACGGCGTTTGGCGTCGATGAGAGGACAAACAAAATCCATTGCGATTTACTCACTCCGGTTCCGACGACGTTCACGCAGACGTGGAACATTTGACAAGACGTTTCGGGATCCGCGTAGTATCCGCCCACGATTTTGTCCTTGCAGCTGAAACTGGTCGGTGGCATTTCATTTTGCTGGTAATTCGGTGGTTTTCTCTGACCATACACCACACCTATGTGAGTATAAACACCGGTGAACGACACACTTTAGTAAAGTATAGTTTTTTGATACGACTCGTTTGACGAAAACGTTACGATCGGTATTTAtacatctaatatattataatattgcataatgaaaataaaaataataattacaggtGAACAGCGTGAGGAACGTCCAGATCTTGATGGCCATCATCGTATTATCGGACAacatgatgaatataatatatttctattattatcaatatatagtATCTGaaacacataaaaattaaacatattttaatataatattatgaattattaataaccgTGAAAAGGTGAAAGGTAAAACGCCACCGCTGCAGCGACCGCgcacataatacataattttatacgacACCGCCAACGGGTTGaggatgtatttttttttattattatttaaatattgtatccaTATATTGTAACCATATAATGTGATTAGCGCTGAACCCCGATAGCGATTTCCAgtgtcgtaatattatattacaccgcACACAGCGGACGATACGAAATTGCCACCATAATTCCCGTTTACGAATATAattacgtataaataaataaataataatataatatgtttcatttcAGAGAGGATCGAAACAGCCGTCGATTATAATTGCATAACAATAGAACCGGAGTGGCTGCCATTACGTCATAACATACCAGCGCGCGTCTTCTTTGGTATGTACCGACGTGCGACTGTCGTGTGCGTGTCGTATGAGCAAATAAGCGTATACTCCTACGGTTTTCGTATTGTTTTTATCCGTAACGATTGCGTCATCGATCGTtaatcgtcgtcgtcatcggaGCTTTCACTGCGAACAACACCGCGTCCGTTCCGAAAGTTCGCGCGCGTGCGTCAGATGAATCGAAaaaagcgaaaaaaaaaaatacgacgcTGTGGGAAAAATTGAGTTTTAAATGTCACGGTCGTCCGGTACATAGTCGTCCggctataggtagtatataagtacataatagtctaatatattgtgttataaataatgcataatgataatataataatcgtcgTCGCGGAACTGGTTTAGGAATAGAGCGGTAAGCACGAAGAAGAcgcgaaaaataaattattaaaaataacacgcGATCATCGATCGTGTGATCCTATAGTCGCGTCATCGTTTCCGATGTATTTACCGGGCGGGTGGAACCTATATAATTTGCGCACATTTCGTGGGCTGTATATGTAAATTgcggcaaaaaaaaatgtaacattataaaatcAGCGGCCAAACCGATAAGATACACTACACAAACTGTGGAGGTTTATACATGTCGGTTTATAATCCCATTTCGTGTGCGGCTGATAGTGAGTCTAATCGAATGCGTTTCCCAATATTATTGACGCGAAATTTCCAGAACGAATTCGCGAGTGGAATGAATTGTATATCGTCGTctcgattaatattatataattacacgcGTCGCCCGGAGATCTAGTTATATCGATCGGATTGTGCCCTACGTAGACGAAGAAAAGATCGTCACGACGAACACATCGCGGGCGTCTTCAATGTCTTATAATGCCGTGAGAACGTTCGCGCCAGTCACGacccgacccccccccccccctcaggGTCACCGAGCTCAGGACCCGCCGCAGGAACGAAATCCTTCGcggtataatgtatttataatagaacCCACAATGCGCCatacttttaataatgtttatgccATTTCGTCGTCGTAAGTCCGCGAACGATTGGAAATGGCCGGACTATCGGATTTCACACCGCCACCGCCATTCGATTGTAATGCTATAAAATAGCTGTTGAggatggtataattattattattttcataacccGATCTCAGTGGTTCTTCGTCGGATCGCATAAAATTGATTCGGACGAAATACACGTGACGATCAGATAATAATTCCTCGATgacggtatatattattattgtaatacattatttgcAATGTGCATTCATTATAATACTCCCTTGCACAACCACCAATGAAGAGAGAGTACGCTTCGACACTGACATTTGGAAAATTAATTGAGGGAGTTTGAATGGTttcataactaatttttttttaacactatatgttaataaataaataaatatatatttccttACATCACATAAATGGAATTATTATATAGAGGATTATAGTAggaatgtaggtatattaaattttataaattataatatttgttttattttattttaattataaacaccCAAGGGCATAGAGTACAAA
It contains:
- the LOC100169018 gene encoding DEP domain-containing protein DDB_G0279099 codes for the protein MLSDNTMMAIKIWTFLTLFTCVVYGQRKPPNYQQNEMPPTSFSCKDKIVGGYYADPETSCQMFHVCVNVVGTGVQDFRFLCPNNTAFDQENQICDDWYNIDCEAATLFYSDNFDLYKLGFSGAPASSGKATPIPLGPSSASPNVAARPQPSPRRPSLSAPVNNAVSENDDDYYLQRSDSTDSRLQHDLLRGSSSGNFFSNKNRGIENPDDYDDGRVIASSKDVPKKNTKAPFRKLLTGKKPVAESVTSYPSTAYGTTGTTAATAAVAAATITSTSTVRQPNYKPTTYRSKDRGRVNYKTYLDKQTKADEYDIQKVAKPATAIQSTTFAPSTGNTYRLQPTVSATAIDNTYQTTQGSNAVQQNSRPKNNDFLRIAPTGNNNNNNNNNNNNNNNNGGGFQSARINVAPPTNFQTNNAFRPANDQAQNFQQNAINYNQGFQSDKTTYPTTTQNLNPANFQSDKIFTTTQKYIQNPTPNTFQQQGSNTFQPGNTFQPVNNFQQANNFQQSNNFQQANNFQQANNFQQANTFQPPNTFQLANNFQQSNTFQPANNFQTVTPTTQKYNSYQPSSPIAYQQSTNVFQSSTPNNAGNSFQQSSQQSLFQSTTEHFSKDFKAKFDPYNSYHQSTNEEAGETLKTAPSTNLRPSELNALIQPRPKSINATLSVGFSFNKVDGGVAKSTVVVPAPTTQKPRPFTTQQPSSTTQFVTASSTKAFVSAGPSGSAKKAVTKDKDSSYDYAYYDDSNHNDYTDVVPEDFSRIHNTKNF